A section of the Virgibacillus sp. NKC19-3 genome encodes:
- a CDS encoding NAD(P)/FAD-dependent oxidoreductase: MKALTCVIVGGGYAGLHAVKSIRKAFKKRMGKRIRLILIDKNPYHLRKVLLFKPAASDEDITVPLTKLLPVDVEFIQANVTQIESNEQRVLYQDMAGDEHLMHYDILILATGSIVCEPDPVQGGIPLSDVDAAQNIRKIWSENLKKAIKETVPAERRRLMTIAVAGAGISGIETSAELAHFVRTDAEALGLDPNDVRIYLLNAHQRLFQEGPDKVGLKLEQLLTNNGITLVHGKKYYKKQQGN, from the coding sequence ATGAAAGCATTAACTTGTGTTATTGTTGGTGGAGGATATGCGGGGCTTCATGCAGTAAAATCAATTCGCAAAGCTTTTAAAAAGAGAATGGGTAAAAGAATCAGACTTATTCTAATTGATAAGAATCCTTATCATCTTCGCAAAGTCCTTCTTTTTAAGCCTGCAGCTAGTGATGAAGATATTACAGTTCCGTTAACAAAATTATTGCCTGTTGATGTTGAATTTATCCAAGCAAACGTGACACAAATCGAATCAAACGAACAAAGGGTGCTGTATCAAGATATGGCAGGTGATGAACATCTGATGCATTATGATATTCTCATCTTAGCTACAGGCAGTATTGTATGTGAACCTGATCCCGTACAAGGTGGTATACCTTTGTCGGATGTAGACGCTGCACAAAATATCCGAAAAATATGGAGTGAAAATTTAAAGAAAGCTATTAAGGAAACTGTGCCAGCAGAGCGTAGGCGATTAATGACTATTGCTGTTGCGGGAGCTGGTATAAGCGGTATCGAGACATCTGCCGAATTGGCTCATTTCGTTCGTACGGATGCAGAAGCATTGGGTCTTGACCCAAATGATGTAAGAATATACTTGCTAAATGCACATCAACGACTTTTTCAAGAAGGACCAGATAAGGTCGGTCTTAAACTAGAGCAATTACTTACGAATAACGGTATAACATTAGTTCATGGAAAAAAGTATTACAAGAAACAGCAGGGAAATTAA
- a CDS encoding MFS transporter has protein sequence MKKIITALCVLSFLVGFDLIVTVPMLPAISESLNINMEISGVLFTSYALSYAVFGLITGSMSDRIGKKKILLIGIVIFSIATFVTGLSNSLFMLIGFRILAGLGAALIQPTVYSIVGEVIEYEKRGKVMGSVTAALILPTVIGIPIAGFITDIFNWRVPFFAIGVIGILMFIVTWTVIPQFKSTSSSSIAKMIGKALSNRTVTLTLLISFMYYGGLEAIFSIIGIYYNQYYGLSASYIGGILLIAGIASVFGSIVSGKVMDKPHNKKRLLLMVSVISLFSILLLTMNDKLLYISIVLNILWSFSYAFGQNIINTYMSNQDDQIRTTVMSLNTSAMYFGATVLSIISITVLNAFSFIAVGILCAIAYLVSALLTFKLQAR, from the coding sequence ATGAAAAAAATAATTACTGCTTTATGTGTATTATCCTTCTTAGTTGGTTTTGATTTAATTGTTACAGTACCAATGTTGCCAGCCATTAGTGAGAGCTTAAATATTAATATGGAAATTAGTGGGGTTTTATTTACATCCTATGCTTTATCTTATGCTGTTTTTGGTTTGATTACTGGAAGTATGTCAGATCGAATTGGAAAAAAGAAAATACTTTTAATTGGAATTGTTATTTTTTCCATTGCTACCTTTGTGACTGGACTTTCCAATTCTTTATTTATGTTGATTGGATTTCGTATTTTAGCAGGTTTAGGGGCGGCATTAATACAGCCAACTGTTTATTCCATTGTGGGAGAAGTGATTGAATACGAAAAAAGAGGTAAAGTAATGGGTTCTGTTACAGCTGCTCTAATTCTACCAACAGTTATCGGGATACCCATCGCAGGTTTTATCACAGATATATTTAATTGGAGAGTTCCATTTTTCGCAATTGGTGTGATTGGCATTCTTATGTTTATTGTCACATGGACTGTCATTCCACAATTTAAGTCTACCAGCTCCAGTTCTATTGCAAAAATGATAGGGAAAGCACTCTCTAATCGTACAGTGACACTTACTTTGTTAATTTCATTTATGTATTATGGCGGACTAGAAGCTATTTTTTCTATCATAGGTATTTATTATAATCAATATTACGGTTTGTCGGCTTCCTATATTGGAGGAATCTTGTTAATAGCAGGAATCGCAAGTGTTTTTGGTAGTATAGTGAGTGGCAAAGTGATGGATAAACCACATAATAAGAAACGTTTGTTACTAATGGTATCCGTTATTTCTTTATTCTCCATCTTGTTACTAACGATGAATGACAAATTACTTTATATTTCTATCGTGCTAAATATTCTTTGGTCTTTTTCTTACGCTTTCGGTCAAAATATTATCAATACCTATATGTCTAATCAAGATGATCAAATTCGTACCACTGTGATGTCTTTAAATACATCAGCTATGTATTTTGGAGCAACTGTTTTAAGTATCATTAGCATTACAGTTCTAAATGCTTTTTCCTTTATAGCTGTTGGTATTTTATGTGCTATTGCCTATCTTGTATCAGCGTTATTAACTTTTAAATTACAAGCTAGATAG
- a CDS encoding MarR family winged helix-turn-helix transcriptional regulator — MTNPLDNPDIEVELFLTLHQKTNKLTKILDSRIKVFDLNLGRLCLLYMLEERNYEALPSELSDELTVTRSNISGLLRALEKLQYIKRAFDENDRRRIKVTMTEKGKKVLAKAWPIYEEVMKDVFGKLKNDEKVQLLSVMNSL; from the coding sequence ATGACAAATCCTCTCGATAATCCAGATATCGAGGTTGAACTCTTTCTTACATTACATCAAAAAACAAATAAGCTGACAAAAATATTAGACTCAAGAATTAAAGTATTTGATCTGAATTTAGGTCGGCTCTGTCTATTATACATGTTAGAAGAAAGAAACTATGAAGCATTACCTTCTGAACTAAGCGACGAACTTACAGTTACACGATCTAATATTAGCGGTTTGTTACGAGCTTTGGAAAAACTGCAATATATCAAGAGAGCTTTTGACGAAAATGATCGCAGAAGAATTAAGGTAACGATGACAGAGAAAGGAAAAAAGGTTTTAGCGAAAGCTTGGCCAATTTACGAGGAAGTAATGAAAGATGTATTCGGTAAATTAAAAAATGATGAAAAGGTACAGTTATTATCTGTGATGAATAGTTTATAA
- a CDS encoding TrlF family AAA-like ATPase translates to MFERGTEWIRADFHLHTRADKEFSYSGEGDRFISDYIEKLKEEKINLGVITNHNKFDLSEYKAMRKKANKEGITILPGVELSVKEGSNGIHCLIIFKPEDWINGKGENINQFLDEVFKNIENREHENTRCNEDLVGTVKCLDSYNKDYFILMAHIEQKSGFYEECKGGLIETLSRNEWFKEKVLGFQKGRTRDKMKQLEQWMGYKLPYIEGSDCKTIDQIGKGKNSFIKIGDGSFDSVVLAFKDSNNRVSLQPKEVSHGYIKSIEFKGGKMDNQKIDLSPELNSLIGIRGSGKSSIIEAIRYALDILPSKSDEAYKKEVVKNLLESGGEILLTLQDNFQKQYKIRRIWGESHHVLDEDEQEVGAKVNSVLQAPLYFGQKDLSSMDNGFELNLLNKLVGDRTRDSKEKIYQIDEKLSNKIRELFDANEKISNIIELRENLQDVQHKIKIFEEKGLSKKLSKQVRFQKDKVAINNVYETVKEFIKNIGKLVNSKELIELDKFKELKSEESVELFNKLSKETSKVFSTKKELVKIKETLDKSSKEIERYQEEIQKTIESHEEEFAEIKREINIPNLDPDDFAKLKVKEEKIDKSIKQALDEQEGKSKIETEIRSLSDQRNQALLEEFNAYKEEIDKINSSQASLELSIDFKGNKEYFFEKLKEIFKGTKINQEIYRKISESFSDFTSLLIDVLLDNSKEISEIITENQLTKVKEKIRDNYVEYLKIAVPNQIEIKYHGKPIAKHSIGQRASALVLFILSQKENNLIMIDQPEDDLDNQVIYNEIIKEIKARKSDVQFIFATHNANIPVLGDSEQVIAVSYDEKKINIEKGSIDKKEIQNKIVDIMEGGQEAFNKRTQIYNLWKK, encoded by the coding sequence ATGTTTGAAAGGGGTACGGAATGGATTAGAGCTGACTTCCATCTTCATACTAGAGCAGATAAAGAGTTTTCATATTCTGGAGAAGGGGATAGATTTATTAGTGATTATATTGAAAAACTAAAAGAAGAAAAGATCAATTTGGGAGTTATAACAAATCACAATAAATTTGATTTATCTGAGTATAAAGCAATGAGAAAAAAAGCGAATAAAGAAGGAATAACAATTCTACCAGGAGTAGAATTATCAGTTAAAGAAGGTTCAAATGGTATTCATTGCTTAATTATTTTTAAACCTGAGGATTGGATTAACGGGAAAGGTGAAAATATAAATCAGTTTCTTGATGAAGTTTTTAAAAATATTGAGAATAGAGAACACGAAAATACGCGATGTAATGAAGATTTAGTTGGGACAGTTAAGTGTTTAGATTCTTATAATAAAGATTACTTCATTCTAATGGCTCATATTGAACAAAAAAGTGGTTTTTACGAAGAATGTAAGGGCGGGCTAATTGAAACCCTATCCAGAAATGAATGGTTTAAAGAAAAGGTTTTAGGTTTTCAAAAAGGAAGAACTAGGGATAAAATGAAGCAATTAGAGCAATGGATGGGTTATAAACTTCCGTACATAGAAGGATCTGATTGCAAAACAATAGATCAAATAGGAAAAGGGAAAAATTCCTTTATAAAAATTGGTGATGGCAGTTTTGATTCTGTTGTTCTCGCATTTAAAGACTCTAACAATCGAGTTTCCTTACAACCTAAAGAAGTTAGTCATGGATATATTAAGTCTATTGAATTTAAAGGTGGAAAAATGGATAACCAAAAAATAGACTTATCTCCTGAATTGAATAGCTTAATTGGAATTAGAGGGAGTGGAAAATCTAGTATTATTGAAGCAATAAGATATGCGTTAGATATCTTACCTTCCAAGTCTGATGAAGCGTATAAAAAAGAAGTAGTTAAAAATCTTTTGGAATCAGGGGGAGAAATATTACTTACACTTCAAGATAATTTTCAGAAACAGTATAAGATAAGAAGAATATGGGGAGAGTCTCACCATGTATTGGATGAAGATGAGCAAGAGGTTGGGGCTAAAGTTAATTCAGTTCTTCAGGCTCCGCTATATTTTGGACAAAAAGATTTGTCATCAATGGATAATGGGTTTGAACTAAACTTATTAAACAAGCTTGTTGGAGACAGGACGAGAGATTCTAAAGAAAAAATATATCAAATTGATGAAAAGTTGAGTAATAAGATTAGAGAATTATTTGATGCCAATGAAAAAATTAGTAATATAATTGAACTTAGGGAAAATTTACAAGATGTTCAACATAAAATTAAAATTTTTGAAGAAAAAGGCTTATCTAAAAAACTATCTAAGCAAGTTAGATTCCAAAAAGATAAAGTAGCAATTAATAATGTATATGAGACAGTTAAAGAGTTTATAAAAAACATAGGGAAATTGGTTAATTCAAAAGAACTTATAGAGCTAGACAAATTTAAAGAATTAAAGTCGGAAGAATCTGTTGAATTATTCAATAAGTTATCTAAAGAAACATCAAAAGTATTTAGTACAAAAAAAGAACTCGTAAAGATTAAAGAAACGCTTGATAAAAGTTCTAAAGAAATTGAAAGGTATCAAGAAGAAATTCAAAAAACTATAGAATCTCATGAGGAAGAGTTTGCTGAAATCAAAAGAGAAATCAATATACCCAATTTAGATCCTGATGACTTTGCTAAGTTAAAAGTCAAAGAGGAAAAGATAGATAAGAGCATTAAACAAGCATTAGATGAACAGGAAGGGAAAAGTAAAATAGAGACTGAGATTCGTTCTCTATCTGATCAAAGAAATCAAGCTTTGCTTGAAGAGTTTAATGCTTACAAAGAAGAAATTGATAAAATAAATTCAAGTCAAGCTTCGTTGGAACTCAGCATTGATTTTAAGGGTAATAAAGAATATTTCTTTGAAAAACTTAAGGAAATATTCAAAGGGACTAAAATTAATCAAGAAATATATAGAAAAATCAGTGAGAGCTTTTCAGATTTCACATCCCTCTTAATTGATGTTTTATTAGATAACTCTAAAGAAATATCCGAAATTATAACTGAAAATCAACTAACTAAAGTTAAAGAGAAAATCCGGGATAATTATGTTGAGTATTTAAAAATTGCGGTGCCTAATCAAATAGAAATAAAGTATCATGGTAAACCAATTGCAAAGCATTCTATTGGTCAAAGAGCTTCAGCTTTAGTGTTGTTTATTTTGTCTCAAAAAGAAAATAATTTAATAATGATTGATCAACCCGAGGATGATTTAGATAATCAGGTTATTTATAATGAAATAATTAAAGAAATAAAAGCAAGAAAATCAGATGTTCAGTTCATTTTTGCAACACACAATGCTAACATTCCTGTTTTAGGAGATTCTGAACAAGTGATAGCTGTTTCATATGACGAAAAAAAAATAAATATTGAAAAGGGTAGTATAGATAAAAAAGAAATTCAAAACAAAATTGTAGATATCATGGAGGGAGGACAAGAAGCTTTTAATAAAAGGACACAAATATATAATTTGTGGAAGAAGTAA